In one Granulicella cerasi genomic region, the following are encoded:
- a CDS encoding DMT family transporter has translation MTPRRTSLTAHILLALVTLVWGTTFALVKVALHDATPLAFNLARMTLAFLALAVINFDSLRTLTRFDLVGGASAGLFLALGYQFQTAGLAHTTAAKSAFITGLVVVIVPLLATIPALAPPNHRKPGFAALLGAIIAFAGLVLLTTPPGSGAAVFSGLHRGEWLSLCCSFAYGLHLLTIARFAHRSSARKLGTLQIGFAALVMAITLPLGGKPMLHLTPIVIVALLVTALLATAAAFTIQSWAQQHLPATHTALIFTLEPIFAWLFSLLFLGEHLSTRSLTGAALILAGILFAELAAATSGENSDILPTTGT, from the coding sequence CGAGCCTTACCGCACACATCCTGCTTGCGCTCGTCACCCTCGTCTGGGGAACGACCTTTGCGCTCGTCAAAGTCGCCCTCCACGACGCCACGCCGCTGGCGTTCAACCTCGCGCGCATGACACTCGCATTCCTCGCGCTCGCGGTCATCAACTTCGACAGTCTCCGCACGCTCACCCGCTTCGACCTGGTCGGCGGCGCCTCCGCCGGACTCTTCCTCGCCCTCGGCTACCAGTTCCAGACCGCCGGGCTCGCCCACACGACCGCCGCCAAGTCAGCTTTCATCACCGGCCTCGTCGTCGTCATCGTGCCGCTGCTGGCGACCATCCCTGCGCTCGCTCCGCCGAACCACCGCAAGCCCGGGTTCGCCGCCCTCCTCGGCGCGATCATCGCATTCGCGGGCCTAGTACTGCTCACCACGCCTCCCGGCTCTGGCGCGGCGGTCTTTTCCGGGCTGCATCGCGGGGAGTGGCTCAGTCTCTGCTGCTCGTTCGCTTACGGCCTGCATCTGCTCACCATCGCCCGTTTCGCTCATCGCAGCTCCGCGCGCAAACTCGGCACGCTGCAAATCGGTTTCGCCGCTCTCGTCATGGCAATCACGCTTCCACTCGGCGGCAAGCCGATGCTGCATCTCACGCCGATCGTCATCGTCGCTCTCCTCGTCACCGCTCTGCTCGCCACCGCAGCGGCGTTCACCATCCAGAGCTGGGCGCAGCAGCACTTGCCTGCCACGCACACAGCACTCATCTTCACGCTGGAACCCATCTTCGCGTGGCTCTTTTCGCTGCTCTTCCTTGGCGAGCATCTCAGCACGCGCTCGCTGACAGGAGCTGCGCTCATCCTCGCCGGAATCCTCTTTGCCGAGCTCGCCGCCGCGACCTCGGGCGAAAACAGCGATATCCTACCCACGACGGGCACGTAG